The segment GAATGGTTTCTGCAGTGTAACAAAAAGTTGTGTATTCTACATACGATTGATCTTTTTCATCAATCTGAAAATAATCAGTAGTGTAAATTATGTACTTTAAGCGGTTTACGGTTGTATcgtaatttttgaatatatatgtcgaagaaatataaagaCTGGATAATTTGGTAGAATGTACGATGTTAACACTTTCGTGGCTGCTCacgtatttttatgtttattgttttttttttgcattattgtattatattgtcGTGTAATGTGAAATGTCGGATTTTGCGTCAGTTCAATATAATAGAGCGGCTCCAAGCGTTGAGCAGAGCCGAATGTACAACTGTCGCGAAAGTGTTAAGATGACAAGAAGACAGAGAGGCATAAAGGTTTTTCATAATAGTTGTGGGATGCGATTATGAAGATAAAGTTTTGTAGGAAACgcataaattcataaatattgttatactATTATTGTCGTACATTATaggattgtttttttttatttagtttatttttgttttatttagtttgtaataacatgtcattaatattaatcatgctcctagaaaaattaatgttatttcaatGATTTAATTAACCAAATAGGTACTTTTAAGTATGGGGGTAAACTAATTGCACATTTATACAGAAAATTTTGTCGCATATTGTgaaagcaatttattttttaaaacagccATCTTTGActtacgaatatttttaaacactgcgttaaaatcattatcattaaagtGGGTGTGTAAGTACGCGTGGGTAACAAAGCGAAAAGACTTTCAATTCCCATATCAATTGAAAATGTCCCCTTTCAACATTTGGGAACCAAaaaatccttttatttttttgcttttcctCGTATCCATCGCACATACGATAAAATTACGATATTCTGCATGAAACTTTGGCATccggaaaatatattaaaaggaaaatatgaaaaggCGGCTTTTAAACAATAGAATCTTAATTCGCAGCTTGACGTACAAGGATGTGCAATTGtgtctttttataattgttattaaggAAGATCCTATGTACGAactgtgataaaaaaagatattcgaTGTTTTTCAGTGCTCTCAAGACACTGCGTACATTCGAGCACATTCGGGATCTTTGGTGTCGCCATCTAATGTTGAAGCGTCATTAACCAGCACCAATCGGACACGTCCGTTTTCTCCCATCCTCGTCTGTCCCGTCAGTTGGTTTTTACGCGTAGAAATAATACTGACGTGTCCTCGTACGAGTATCGGCTACGTACGTCCGTATAATTCGTTGGTTCCGAGATAATTTCGCCCTGCGCATAGAATTAACTGACGGAATACCGCCAGTCATCGCGTCGAAAGCGAGCGTCTCCTAGTACGTGTGCTTACGTCGATCGTCAGAAAGCAGTTAGAACGCAAGTGAGAAGCAGCCGAGCGGCAACGAAATTATGGCAGCGGTCTTGAACAGTTTTATAAATTCCTTCAGCAACACATTGTAAGTATTGCGCTGTTAATGTGTATAATCTAGGAGATCCGCGATAAAGTATCCGTCGATCAGATATCCATGCACAAGTGTATTTATTCCTCGCTGTCTCTGTctcatatttctctctctctctctctctctcactcactcactcactcatttctctctctctttcttgttACGTTATTTTCGTGACGCAGTTTTCGCTGATCCATctgtttttatcttataacCCCTCTGCGTCCTCGCTAAAAgtgtttattgtaatttacaatACGTGTCACGTATATATTCGCGCGCGATATGCGACCTTCAACTTTTACGATTTGATACGTGTTCTGAAATCGAACATCCGTTTGTTTCATCGTGGACAACCAGCGTAATTTATGCATGTGTAAatgaacaccctgtataatattGAAAGCGTTTTTACAGCTAATAATGACCTTCCTCGTTACGACACTTTCGTTACAGGAAAATCGATTTCAAACTTCTCAATGTCGTCTGTTATTAGAATTAATGAGGAGAGCAccctatataaattttttaaaatctatagatctatttttttaactttctttaatcaaaggaaaagaagaagaagaattgTCAATGTGTGAACATTATGCACATGTCCTCCGAGTTCAAAGTTCACGCATCAACTTTTAGGGGAGAGAAGGGGAGAGAAAAGAGGAAATGACATagtaaaaatgtttctgtttTCTAGAATAATCAGTATCTGTGCCTTTCTTCGTGTTGGAAATTACCTTTCtatgatatattattgtcTTGTAAACATATGATGATACCGATGTAATCTGATATCTCTATCTCatgttttttttgcattttgatatatctttaaaaagatgaagtactttaaattatttctcttagTCAATTTAATTACACGTATCAATCTAGATAATGATGGAGagattaatacaaaattgcaTCATactatttatagaaataagaaTCTTTTCTTCCTATCTTGAAATCCTGATTAAGTAACCagacaaaatgtaaatttttattttgttcaaaatttaattggatGGATCATAAGTTACACATAAATTATGTATGAAAAATACAGTCGTACTGCAAAACTATAGATTAATATGATATCACTCAtgcaatatcaatataaaCTTTAGTAGAGTACAAGACAAAATTCTCAATCTTCTTCGACACAgacaatttaacaataatataatgtttttacagAAATGCACCGGTCAGGCAACATTTGAAGAATGTCTACGGTTGCTTGTCTCTGTCCACTGTATCGGCAGCTGCAGGAGCTTATGTGCATATGTACACACAGCTCTTGCAGGCTAATCTGCTGACAACTCTCGGTACCCTGGGCCTTCTTGTCGCGTTAATGACAACACCGGACAATGGCAAGAATCAAAAATTGCGCCTTGGTTACCTGTTGGGATTCGCATTCTTGTCTGGTCTAGGATTAGGCCCCTTATTGGAGTTGGTGGTCAGCATAGACCCGAGTATAGTGGTAACAGCATTAGTTGGTAAGTaagaatcattaattttatctgcGTTATAACAATTATCTTAAGATAACATAGAATTTGATGAAATCAGTCaaactttacaaaataaatattgggctaaaaagtttaaattatgtatatagcATTTtgaaaacaagataaaaagatGCATTAAGCAGTTAACCCATATTAAGTTTACACCgccaaattaatattatcaaattatttttgaatacacgttacaaaatttttacaaagataTTGTTTCATAAGTGCACTCTTCTGTTAATGCGGTATCGTATACAACgattttacaatattgtatattaatgaTTACAGGTACGACAGTGGTTTTCGTTTCCTTCAGTATTTCCGCGCTTTTGGCTGAACGCGGACGTTGGCTATATCTGGGTGGCACTTTGATGAGCATGCTGAACATCATGATCCTCTTCTCCTTCGCCAACTTGTTCTTGCGCTCGACTTTCATCTACCAAGCGCACTTATATTTGGGATTATTCGTTATCTGCGGCTTCGTTATTTATGACACGCAATTGATCATTGAGAAACATCACATGGGTAGCAGGGACTTTATCATGCACTCCTTGGACTTGTTCATTGATTTCGTAGGCGTTTTCCGACACCTCCTTGTGATACTTACGCAAAAggtaatattcaataaatttcagtGTCAACCAGTTTTTCTTGCTGATATCTTTTGAAATAatccatgctatttttttGTGAGCGTCCAGAAgaaatttcgtaaaaaatataatgttaaacaaACTGTAGCTTAATTACAGGTAAATTATGTAAGAAGAGATAAATACAACGCGTTATTAGCTCTTATATTCCAAGATTTATATCGATGCTAAATGATTAAGAAAATGCAAGAGCATTTTAGCATTaaatgaaaatagaaatatagaataagacagaTATTTTTAGCGCtatataagaaagaaataaagtacaacaaaatttagattgtttttcatacttttttaGATCGTACTTTATAATCATTTTGTATTATGTGTGCTAAAAAAATCACATCTTTTAAGGAATATTCAGATATGTATccagatttatattttgttattaatgaagtttctgaaaaatggaatttcttatattgttttatagtcagaaaaatatatggacAATATACGGAAAtgtgaaatttgaaaatatttgtaatattattttttttttaattatttcaggaATTGGCCAAGGACTCACGCAAACGTAGAGATTGAGCGGAAAGAAACAGGTGATTGTGGCGCATTCAAGTAAATCCATAAACTAGAGGTCTTCATGTAATCTATCCATACCTAGGTATCtgtgtacatatacataccgaaaaattatataaataccgATACACACGTCATACACGTATATATGTGTAACATCTCTTTAGTAATCGCGATATACAAcgctatataaatatatttaccatataaaaggaaagaaaaatgttaaatataatttgttcaatatgaagagaaaaaaaaaaaacaaacggcTTGTGTCTTACGAGATGACGGTATGCCGTATTTAATTTGGTTGTGCCTCTGAGTTATGATTCTTCATCAATTTGTACACacgatatatataacataaattgactgtattatattttcaactttcaataaataaactttcccaatattttctctctttatttcgCAAAAACATCAAATGGGAGATACAAGATGATAAACAATTCAGTCACATTTACAGAACTTAAAGTTTTCTCTATTATCATCTACTAaaagtttgattttaaatgatatttgtgtgtgtgtgtgtgtgtgtgtgtgtgcgtgtgcgtgcgcgcgcgcgcgtgtgtgtatatatatatatatatatatatataatatatatgatatacatGTAAGGTATACATGTAAGGTATACATGCATATTcgatttgaatataaaaagaaaaaaagatagtaAGACATATGTGTGTGAAATGATTTCCATTTAGCAAAATGTACAAGCATTGAAACTGTGTACAAAATGTGTACAAGCTATTTAATAACGATGAATTAACCGTCAtatgaatattgaaattaatatggTCGTTGGCGATCCCTATCCCTGTCACCACGGCTGAAATAAGAAATGCGCAATTAGCACGTCATTAATCgatatttagataaaagagAATTTACAAAGGGTCTTGTGTATGCAAGcggaaaaaatatgaaaagagGACCTACCCGCCGCCCCCTCTCATAGGACCACCTCGACCTCCGCGGCCGCCTCGATCTCCGCCTCGGaaaccgccgccgccgcggccACCTCTGTCGCCTCCACGTCCGCCTCGATCGCCCCTGAAACCTCCTCGATTACCGCGATCGCCACCGCCTCGGCCACCGCCCCCTCTGCTGCTGCCGCTGCTgctgccgccgccaccaccgccgccgccgccaccaccgctATAGCCGCCGAGACCTTCTGGCTTCAAGCTTTTACAGAGATTGCATTGATCTCGCCACGCGAAATTCGTATTGCCACAGTCGGGGTTCGGACATCTGTTTcaagcattttttttgttcatttgttTACTTGAAGCTTTCtcttagatatttattttaataataatatactaatataatcaaatatttttttttagagatatttagtatttaccTCCAATCGCCTCCGCGGCCTCCACTATCACGACGATCGTCGCCTCCGCGATGATGATCGTCACGATCACCGCCTCCGCCTCGACCGCCGAaactgccgccgccgccaccaccaccaccaccgcgACCACGGCCACCACCGCCGCGTCCGCCGCCCATTCGGTTGCCCTGCCAATTGCTTTTGTGCTGCGCCATTTGAACCTTTATTGTGCAACCCTTGAACTCCTTGCCATCAAACCAGCTAATTGCCGAACGCGCAGCATTTTGATCGTCATAAGTGACTGTAGCTTCTCCCTTTGACTTTCCTGTATTCTTGTCTTTGTACATCCAAACTTTTGGTTTGCCCGTGCGTTTGTCATGCTAAAATCGTGAAACTTTGAGATTTAAacgtaatttaaatgttacctctatttatttatttgtttcaatattgtACACTTGACTCTCAATGATTTtgcttgatatttaatttcagatAAGAATGGATGTGAAATTGGACAAAACTCAAATCACAATTAtatgtgcaatataaaaacataccTTAATAACGCCAATCGCCCCGAAATGCTGACAAATCTCTTCTTCGGAGATCGATGGGTCCATACCGGATACAAAAATAGTATCTTCTTGTGTAACCATTCCGTCACCGCCACCGCTGTTACGGTCACCGTAGCCCCCTGCAATGGACCGAGAGTCATAACTCGTCGCACAGAAAATCCAAGagagtaaaaatattcgcatatctACCGACCCTGGAACTACTTTATCCCTAATCTAAAAGTATAAGGAAAGTGTTTCGATTGCATAATCATCTTTTATATGACTGATTTATAAAACAACACAGATTCGGAAACACTGtccgtatattttttttccagaatTATCACACAACTCCTAATCAAATTACCAAgtcgtatatttttcaataacacAACGACACAGTTCTCAGTAAGGAATAATAGCTGTGTTTTCGAGATGTTAGTTACCACACTTTTTGATCATCTTTACGATTATATGTTTTGCTGATTGTAACCGTATGTGTTAGATTGCATGATTTTtctgttattctttttttccagaTACAAGcagaaactttaataaatgatCAGCTTTAAAATTACGTTTTATGGTCTAATTTGATTTTACGAGTGAATCATACACCAACGCCAAGTAAATACCAAGAGTACGAGAcgcttttctcttttatgGCATATTACGGAggcttataaaatatatttaacaactAAAATATGTCTACGTATCTATACACACTCTTATGACGTTATCACCCcactatatataattctatttactCATTATGCATGTCTTgcttttcattaaaatgtgaaatttgtttgtattttGACTTGTAATATTCCGCTTATGATAATCAATATCTTCCAGTACGTCCCcatttttctacataatttGAATGACGttacatatgtaatatgtatcCTGATTTTCTTTCGTATCGTCTTACATATAAACACAATGTATTAGTAGCGgtctaatattttcattaacacTTAACGATACATACAGAACACAAGGTTGCAGCTGAATACAAAAGGGCTGCAACATTATTTCTTACCCTTGCGATTTAAGCACAGATCGGCAAGTAGCTCACCAGCTGCCTTTTATTCATCCCTTTTTTGCACTTACTTATACATTTGAAAATGTGACAATATACgtgactatataaaaaatctgtatGATTATACGACTATTGTTCTATTTTGCTATACTTTGCAAAATGAACGTGACGttcatttgcaatatttttttgttcccTTCAAGACGAACCTTTCAACCTTTTAAGGGACTTTCCAAAACTGCTTTCGCATTGAACGACATCATCGAGGACGCACAGTGCGGAACTTGGTTGGGTAAATCttggaaaatattgttttggaAGGCGCATGGAATGCCCTGTTCgtaaaattgtgttttttctttttgatgaCAATACAGGAAAATGACGCAAGCGttgttttgcaagaaaaaaagcaattggcgattgtaatatatgtatatatgtgtgtgtacatatacatatatataaacacacacGCATAATCTTTCTAGTGATACTACTAGTAGAGAATTAGAAGCTTCTTGTCATTCTTCTTGTTCTTGTTTCAACGagcgtaaaaatatatcgtatcATGGTGAATTGCCATTGAGAGATATGGCACCTCCCTAACAATGTTGCATAGCAGCCCTTTCATATAATACCGAGTAACCGAGTATTTAAGATCGTAAAATAGTAGAGTGAAAGCTAGAATATTTAGCACCAGACTAGTACAAACAGTCTGGTGCATTTACCTTTGTTATAACCACCGCGGCCACCTCCACTGCTAAAACATAGAAGCAGATATACCAATGAGTTGGCGTAAGGACTgtgatcgatcgatcgatgcATGGCGAATTGTACGTATGCCGCTCGCCACCTTTCTTCTTGACTGATGTACCTATTTATCTAAATGTATGTACAGTCACACCACATCATGATTTGGATTAGATCACCGGTCGTCCTACTGTCAAGTCGCGTTCGTCGCATCTCGTCACAGCATGCAGaagattatatttacatatggaaatttaattcaaaattctaAATCGATAATGTGTTATCTGTTTGATAGTATTCGACATAACACAAGTCTCGAAGGAATGGCAAATCCCAGTAAAAGCACTcctgaattttatttcgacgttATAAAAAACGGCGTTATAAAAAGAAGTAAGAGATTACTTTTGTGTTGTGACTAACATTTGCcagaaaaaagatattgtcAAGTATGTACTGTAATTTCTAGTGTCGATTCTGTTGCAGTTgggatataaaaaatatctaaatgcAAAGCACAGTCGACACCACGTACACAATGTACTTTGCTCTTCGTATGTGTTTTGTATATCATGGAGGATTCTTTACCAAtaacagaagaaaaaaatttaacagaacTGTCTTCTAAAACATGcctgtataataatataaatactaattacaaaatatcagtacgcataataaaattgtatttggaAGGCGGTGAATGATATGCGAATATATCACATTTCCACCGTTTGTTccacttatttttatagttaatttttcaaagaaaaattgtgCCTACACAATACTAGCAGTTGAATAATGTAATCTCTTACAATGGACTTTAAATACCTTATAGATGCCTAATAAAAATACGCCTAATAGAGATATATCACATAACAGTAGCCCCAGTGGCGACATGAATCGCTTCACGGTCTTGATCGACTTGTGACCTTTGCATATATGTAAACgttgtgtattttatatatatatatatatatatatatatatatatatatatatatatatatatatatatatatatatacacacacacacatacacacacgcatatatatatatatatatatatatatatatatatatatatatatataatgtgcaTGTATGTGTTGCTACAATGTATCAGAGAACCAGTGAATAAACTGTCGATATTACAGCCTTTTTACGTCATTAGTCACATACAACCtgtttctttaccttttttaccTCAGTTATATCTGTCTGTTAAACCTGTAGGCATACTTTAAACATATTAACGCCCAGTCGGGCACAAAACCTTTCGtaataatacaacaaaattttccaTTACTGGTGTTAAGAACTTTCATACCTTTGATTTGCTTCAACAATGTCGTTTACTGTCAGATTGAATACTGAGAATGTGGTGGCTGTtgactttatttaatttaatacgcCGAAATCTGTGTTACTCTCCAGCCGTCGCtctttattatgtatattaaaaatttaggaaataaaCTTACTTGTAACCACCGCCAGAGCGATCTCCATAACCGCCGCGATCACCATATCTACCACCTCCGCCCCCACCTCCTTGGCCTAAaacatgcaaataataaatgtaaatcatAGTCTCTAAAAGAACAATAAAAGATATCGCCATTTAatcaaatcattatttttataattctgattaataaacaataatttttaaaatagttggCTGATTACATggaatataatgaaaaatatgcttaatgagaaaataagaaacaaaataaagtttgacaaattttaatcataaggAATATAGGTGTTTACCTCCACTGTAACCACCACTGGAATTGCGATTATATCCTCCACCACCTCCGCTACTTCCATGTCCATAATTTCCACCATAATTATTACCGCTATCTCCACTGCCAGCGTTACCACCGCCATAGCTACTCTGTCCATAGCTACTTTGACTTTGAGACTGATTGTAGTCTTGATTAGTATTAGAACTATAGCTGTTGTAGTTGCCATAATTGCTACCAGTACTCGGAGGTGGCTGACTGTACTGATTATAGCCACCTCCACCGGTCGAAGGAGGTGGATATGATGTATCCTGACCAGCTGAAGGTGGTGGCTGGCTGTACTGATTATAGCCTTGTTGCTGATAATTGGAATATTCTGTAAAGTTTAATACAAAGATTTTAACAATctgcataaatttattattttatctatgtATTTATTCTccataaaaattctttgcaTATTGTATAAAAGAATTCAATGTATATCGAATCGATGTTTTATTCATTTGGTATGTATTtagtattaaaagaaatacaataattttgtgttttttttctttgatagaTTATATTACGATGTTCGTGAATGCTTTTGGCATTATTCGATGCTTCGGCGCCTCTGCTAATCGCCATTTTCGCATGTAATCGACATCGACGAAGCCGACGGCGATTTCGATTGCGACGCTAACCATTTCTATTTTGAGATGCCTGCAGCGTGTGAAATGTATCTCGAATTCGCCGTGTATTAGCGAAAGCGACGTGATTTTGcaaacataatattattatatacaatacttACGATTATCCGTCATCGTGTTTTTCTCTTCAACGAATGTGCGTTCGAAtacagtagaaaaaaaagccGTCGACACGACGGTGAAGAATAAGCGGTTGACAATGAACAACACCCACGAAACGCtgcttttctcttctttcttttttttatgtatatagatataaatttccCTTTCGGGACGCAATATCACTCTTCCGTCACGTTCCTTTTGCGATTAGAGCTATAAAATACACTTGGCACTCCTCGATTCCTCTAAACACTCCTTAGTTCGGCCATTTCGCTAAAGAAACGGAAATAGGCGACCGGAAGTTCACGAAACGGCGCGCCATCCTACCTAGAAAAAAGACTAAGCTCGAATTGCAGAGACTTTTATTTGAGATTCTTCTTATGTTGTTGCACATTTTCAAAGCTGTCCAGccagacaaaaaattaaattccagTTTGCTAGAAGTTTTTACTTAAAgtcactttttccaacgtcggttaactttaaccgactggtaacttttcagaatagccaacttaaaactcgaaacttgtatatacatatacatatacaagttTCGAGTTTTTAGTTGGCTATTCTAAAAAGTTACcagtcggttaaagttaaccgacgttgAAAAAAGTGGCCTTTAGGAACatttttatgtctttttttaaaccaCTAGggatttttacttaaaaactttttcatgTGGTCACCTTTTCAAAATCGCTAATGGCGAATTCCCACTAAGCGCGTCACGCGTCGGCGTCATcaattaaccaatcaaaacattccattttattcgcgcgacaaatgatgcaataaaatgggatgttttgattCGTTAATTCGTGACGCGACGGATGACGCGCGCTTGACGCGCTCAGTGAGAATTCGTCATAAGGCCGCCCTGcgcacaatagagaaaatattagaaataggaacaaatattaaatatcagaaatataaaattggaattatttcatttcaaaacaagaaaatgtgTTGGATGTATTAtcatatcataaattaaaaattaagaattaggAACAACTAATACATTTCGTTCCTTTGTTTgatggctggtttatgcttcggtcttaatcttaatcttagtcttatggccggagcacagacttttgcataaagcataacgcataagcataaggaaattgattggtccatttccttatgcatttgcttatgcttatatatagaccaatcaatttccttatgcttatgcgttatgctttatgtaaaagcttgtgctctcggctttagtcttaacttaatcttaaggactcgtttatgcttccctggaaattcggactacgcatgtgcaaatgtaacaaaacctaacctaacctaaccacaaattgtaatagaaaaactataaaaacacTCCTACACAGTTTTTGTTCTTTCAATTTAAGAGGTTAGATTCTACATACTAACTTACCACTTAAATTTAGCGCTTCTCCAATAGCGTTCCAACTATTCTTTaccactaatttatttttataatttggattttttttattccaaacaacatcgaattgttggacacattcaattaaatcagcatcactcattttcgtattttacaagaatcgaaaaccattatttcgcgcggtttcgtgctgcgtcggacgtcagacttacctcattggcccggccttaggacattagggactaaagttaaaagatgggatctttccaagattaagattaagggcggtattcatagtccgttcttatattcaagatcgtcttatggctggtttatgcttcggtcttaatcttaatcttagtcttagtcttaacttaatcttaaggactcgtttatgcttccctg is part of the Linepithema humile isolate Giens D197 chromosome 3, Lhum_UNIL_v1.0, whole genome shotgun sequence genome and harbors:
- the BI-1 gene encoding bax inhibitor 1, encoding MAAVLNSFINSFSNTLNAPVRQHLKNVYGCLSLSTVSAAAGAYVHMYTQLLQANLLTTLGTLGLLVALMTTPDNGKNQKLRLGYLLGFAFLSGLGLGPLLELVVSIDPSIVVTALVGTTVVFVSFSISALLAERGRWLYLGGTLMSMLNIMILFSFANLFLRSTFIYQAHLYLGLFVICGFVIYDTQLIIEKHHMGSRDFIMHSLDLFIDFVGVFRHLLVILTQKELAKDSRKRRD
- the caz gene encoding RNA-binding protein cabeza isoform X1, whose translation is MTDNQYSNYQQQGYNQYSQPPPSAGQDTSYPPPSTGGGGYNQYSQPPPSTGSNYGNYNSYSSNTNQDYNQSQSQSSYGQSSYGGGNAGSGDSGNNYGGNYGHGSSGGGGGYNRNSSGGYSGGQGGGGGGGRYGDRGGYGDRSGGGYNSGGGRGGYNKGGYGDRNSGGGDGMVTQEDTIFVSGMDPSISEEEICQHFGAIGVIKHDKRTGKPKVWMYKDKNTGKSKGEATVTYDDQNAARSAISWFDGKEFKGCTIKVQMAQHKSNWQGNRMGGGRGGGGRGRGGGGGGGGGSFGGRGGGGDRDDHHRGGDDRRDSGGRGGDWRCPNPDCGNTNFAWRDQCNLCKSLKPEGLGGYSGGGGGGGGGGGSSSGSSRGGGGRGGGDRGNRGGFRGDRGGRGGDRGGRGGGGFRGGDRGGRGGRGGPMRGGGGRGDRDRDRQRPY
- the caz gene encoding RNA-binding protein cabeza isoform X2 produces the protein MTDNQYSNYQQQGYNQYSQPPPSAGQDTSYPPPSTGGGGYNQYSQPPPSTGSNYGNYNSYSSNTNQDYNQSQSQSSYGQSSYGGGNAGSGDSGNNYGGNYGHGSSGGGGGYNRNSSGGYSGGQGGGGGGGRYGDRGGYGDRSGGGYNGGGRGGYNKGGYGDRNSGGGDGMVTQEDTIFVSGMDPSISEEEICQHFGAIGVIKHDKRTGKPKVWMYKDKNTGKSKGEATVTYDDQNAARSAISWFDGKEFKGCTIKVQMAQHKSNWQGNRMGGGRGGGGRGRGGGGGGGGGSFGGRGGGGDRDDHHRGGDDRRDSGGRGGDWRCPNPDCGNTNFAWRDQCNLCKSLKPEGLGGYSGGGGGGGGGGGSSSGSSRGGGGRGGGDRGNRGGFRGDRGGRGGDRGGRGGGGFRGGDRGGRGGRGGPMRGGGGRGDRDRDRQRPY